GAATGGTTTTAGTAAGATCCATATCGAACCGACATCACGAGCCCCAGATTGGTGGCGAGATCCTCCGAAACATTAGAGCGCCAATTTAGGCGCTTTTTTTACGTCCTAATATTTATTTATATTAACTCTTGGGGTCTCAAAATAGGACTACGTTATCCGCTCACTGGGCTCAAAATAGGACTACAACACACCAATAAATGGCTTTCGTGGTCTCAAAATGAGCCCAGTTAAGTGTTATTTACTCGTTTGCGTGGTCTCAAAACAGGACACCTTTATATATAAAGCCATATACCTGCATATTCATATGCGCCAATGTAAGAAAGAAACACAGAAAGAGATCGGGCAGAATAATTGTCCGCCCACCAATTGTGATTAAGCTTACGAAACTTTCGTATGGTGATGGAGCGAGCGAAACTTCCGCCCGCTTAAAGTTGAGCAGTGAGATTTTACTTATCCTAGATGACAAGCCAAAATTGGACAGTCCCCAAATTTGGGGTTAGTGAGTCGATGTGCAAAAATGCGTTACGGGAAATCCCGCATCGGGTGAGCGCGTAAAAGTTTTACTCGCTACCGATAACGACTACCCAATTTTGGGGAGCCACTTTATTTAATTGATGATGGATAAACATTGATTAATTGTTAGGCAATAGTAAGTCTTTAAAGTCCTTGTTTATTTGTTACTGTGCTTTAGCAAATAGCCCTATTTACCTGTGTTTTTAACATGCTAATAATGAAATTCTACATTATTGTAATTTAAGGGTTAGTTTATGAAAGTTCATGAGATTAGAGAGAAGAAAGCTAAAGTCGTTTACGACATGCGCCAATTGGTTACTAAGGCAGAAGAAGAAAAACGAGAGCTTACCAGTGATGAGGTTGAGCAATTTACCAAAATGAAAGGCGAGATTGAGAGCTTGGAAGCCAAAGAAGATCGCGCGTTATTTTTGGATCAGCAAGAGAGAAGTCAGCCCGCAGACAAATCATTTCAAACACTTGAGAAGAAAGTAACGGTATTGGATGCCTTACAAGCTCAATTAGATGGCGGTGTTAGTGGGGCTTTGAGAGAGTTTAACCAAGAAACAGAAATGCGAACCGGTAAAAAGGCGCAGGGGATCTATGTTCCTCTATCTGCTTTTGAAAAGCGGGATGCTCAAACGACTCAAACAGCTGCCGGTATTGTGCCAAGTGACTTTTACGCGAGCGAATATATCGGGCCATTAAGAAATAGCCTATTAATGCGAACATTGGGCATTAGAACGATGACAGGCTTGCGCGGTGATGTAGTTATTCCAAAGTATAAAACAGGAATGACAGCCGGTTGGGTCTCAGAGAATGAAGCATTAACTAAAAGTGGTGGTAGTTTCCAAAATGTTGAGATGAAGCCTAAACACGTTGGGGCATTGACCGAGTTAAGCCGCCAATTAATCCAACAATCAAGCCCTGATATTAATAGCTTGGTAACAGATGATATTTCTTTTGTGATGGCCGATGCTTTAGATCAAGCGATTTTATCGGGTGATGGAGTGAAAGAGCCTTTAGGGATTTTAAAAACGACCGGCATTCAAAAAGGATCATTAACAGATCCTACATGGGAGTCTATTCTCAAGTTAAGTGAGCTTTTAGACGTTAGAAATGTAGAAAATGCAAAATATATCACTAATCCAACAGTGATGCGTGTATTACGATCTATCGAAAAATCACAAGGTACTGCTCAATATCTTGCTACCAGTAACACTATTGGAGATGTTGGAGCATCAATTACGAATCAAATGGCAGGAAAAGGGTTGCTACTGGGTGATTTTAGCCAATATGTATTGGGTATTTGGTCGGAAGTGGATTTATTAGTGAATCCTTATGCTGAATCCGCTTATAACAAGGGGAATGTGCTTGTTAGAGCATTAATGACAGCGGGAACGGCTTGCCGAAATGCTGAGGCATTTGTTCATGTGGATGATCTTCCAACGGGTGAGGCAGGTTAATCATGGAATTAAGAGCGGCTGAGGGATTAAAAGTAAAAGATCAGCGCGTAACTGGATATGCTGCCGTATTTGATTCGGTGGCAGATCTTGGGGCTTTTAAGGAAGTTATTAGAAAAGGCGCGTTTTCAAATGCCTTAAAAAGTGGTGTAAATATCAGGGCATTAGGCTTTCATGCTGATAATGCTTTGTTAGGAACGACTAAGGCGGGAACCTTAACCCTGAGAGAAGATGAAAAAGGCTTATTTTTCGATCTTTTATTGCCTGATACGACACATGGGCGAGATATTGCGGAATTGGTTGCGCGTGGGGATATTTCTGGCTGCTCTTTTGGCTTTTTTCCAGTGGATGAGATTTGGAATGGGGAGTTACGGGAATTATTGGATCTTGAGTTAGTCGAGATTACTTTAACCCCTAACCCAGCTTATACGGATACGAGTGTAGCTTTAAGAAGTAAAATAAACCGCCGGAAGAGCGTTCAGCGGTTATGGTTGGATACGGTGCTATGATTAAACGACTAAAAAGCCTATTTAAGGCTGAAACTAGATCCGATGGGGATAATTACTGGGAACATTGGCAAATGTTGCGCGGTGGCGGGATAAATCCTGAAATCGCTGAATCTGTTAGTTCAGTTTATGCTTGTGTGAGCGTTATAAGCGAAACTATTGGAAGTTTGCCACTTCATCTATATAAAAATGATGATAAGCGCAGCAAAGCCACCAATAATAGCTTGTATGAAGTGCTTCATAGTATTTCTAATGAGTACCAGACAGCGGTTGAGTTCAGGGAATGGATGACAGCTTGCTATTTATTGCGGGGAAATGCTTATGCTTTGGTTGAGCGAGGGCGTGATGGGCAGGTTATAAGCCTTAATCCACTTCATCCTGATTCGGTAAGTATTGTTAAGGTTGGAGATTCTTATCAGTATCAAACGGTTAAAAATGGCAAGCCTATCCGACTGTTACCGCATGAAATATTCCATATTAAGCATAGAGCGGGAAATAATCCTTTATTAGGAGTCAGCCCTATTCAGGCTTCGAGTGGTGCTATTGATTTGGCATTAGCTGAGCAACAGCATGGAAATGCTACTTTTACTAATGGGGCTAAGCTTCAAGGAATCTTAAACTTTCCGGGAGCGTTAAAGCCTGATCAACTAACACGCCTTAGAGAGGGGTGGAGTAATCAGCATAGTGGCGCTAAAAACAGTGGTAAAACTCCTATTCTTGAGGAGGGAATTACTTATCAGCCTATTAGCATGACTTTACAGGATAGCGAGTGGATCGCTTCAAGGCAGTTCAGCGTTGAGGAAGTGGCTCGTATTTTTAGGGTGCCGCCTACCATGATCGGGGATCTAAGGCATGGTAACTATTCCAACAGTGTAGAGTTAGCTAGGCAGTTTGTAACCATTACATTACGCCGTCATTTAGTCGCATGGGAGCAGGCGATTAATAAACAACTCTTAACATCAGCGGGTAGAAAGGCTTACTTTTCTGAGCATAGTGTGGAGGGTCTATTAAGGGGTGATTCCAATAATAGAGCAGAGTTCTATAAGTCAGGCATAGAAGCAGGGTGGTTATTACCTAGTGAAGCACGGCAGTTGGAAAACCTGCCAACCGTTGAAGCTGGGTCATTAGATGAGCGCTACGAAAAAGTTGTAGCGTCAAAAGATGAGGAAAAGATAGATGAAGAAGCATAAGCCTAATGTGATTGCGGGTACTATCAGACAACCTAAAAGCGGGAGTAAAACAGTAAAAGAGAAGCAGGAAGCCAATGGGCGAGCCTTATCTCTTAACTCGGTCGCATGGAAGCGCTTAAGAGCCTATCAGTTAAGCTTATTTCCGTTGTGTGAGCATTGTTCTCGTATTGGGTTGACTAATCCGGCCACTGATGTGGATCACATGGACAATAACCCCTCTAATAACAGCATGGAGAACCTACAAAGCCTTTGTAAGCCATGCCACAGCCGAAAAACAAACCAAGATATGGGGAATAGGGTGGCTTTTGGTTGTGATGAGTATGGCAATCCACTAGATCCAACTCATGAATGGAACGATTAACAGCTCATCCACCAATGGTGGTTGGGTAAAAAAAATCGCAAAAAAGCTTTTGAAAAAGACCGCCCCCTCCCCTACACACACGTCTCCGCAGTTCAGGAGTTTTAGGAAAAATTAGGACAGCACAATTTTGTGCAGTCAGAAAGGAGGATTTATGGCGAATCCAAGAACGCCAACACAGCTAAGAATATTGGCAGGTAATCCATCTAAGAGACCATTGCCGGAAGGTGAGCCGGATTACCCAGAGGCAACGGTAGAGCCACCATATTGGTTAGGGCATGAAGCCCGAAAGGTTTGGGAAAAATTATCCGGCGCTTTGGAAGTTAATGGAATGCTGAATGATGCTAACTATGACATTTTGGCTACTTATTGCGATTTGGTTGGAGATTATATTGATAAACGAAACGCGGGAGAGCCACCGCATTTAGGAATGGCTCAGCAGATTAGATTATTGGCTAGGGAATTTGGATTTACTCCGAGCAGTCAGGCAGGAGTATCCGCACCAAATAACAAAAAAGATGACAATAAAAAATCAAGATTCTTTAAATAAAGATTTTTATTTTGATAATGAAACAGCTGAAAATGCGGTGGCATTCTTTGAGGAGTGTCTAACTCATACCACAGGAGAGTGGGCAGGAAAGCCATTTATTCTAGAAGAGTGGCAGGCGGATATAGTATCTAATATCTTTGGTTGGAAGCGAGTTAAGGATGACACTAGGAAATATAGAACCGTCTTTATTGCTTTGCCTAGAAAGAATGGAAAGACAACATTCGCAGCAGGATTAGCCCTCTATGCTTCTTTTTGTGATGATGAGTTGGGAGGTCAGGCGATTAATGCTGCCTCAGATAGAGAGCAAGCCCGGCTATGCTTTGATGTGGCAAAGGGGATGATTAGCAATGAACCAGAGTTAGAAAGCCGTTGTAAGGTTTATAAAAACTCTATTGTGATCCCTAATACTGGAAGCAGTTATAAGGTTGTGAGTTCAGAGGCTTTTTCTAAGCATGGATTAAATCTTAGCTATTTTGGTGCCGATGAATTACACGCTTGGCCAGATCCTGAATTATGGGATGTAATGACTACTTCTATGGGGGCGCGCCGTCAGCCTTTGACTGTGGTAACGACTACGGCAGGCTATAACCGGCAAAGCATTTGTTATGAGCAATGGGATTATGCTCGAAAGGTCAGGGATGGGGTCATTAAAGATGATACTTACCTACCGGTATTATTTGAGGCGGAAGATGGTGACGATTGGGAAGATCCTGCAGTTTGGGCAAGGGTTAATCCTAATTATGGGAAATCAATTAAGGAAGAGTTCCTGCAGGGCGAATATAAGAAAGCCAAAGAAATGCCGCGCCTTGAGAATACCTTTAAAAATCTTTATCTAAATATATGGACAGAACAGGAAACGAGATGGTTATCCCTTGATGTTTGGAATGATAATGGCGGTGATCTTCCTGATTTAACTGAAATGGCTTGTTATGGTGCGTTAGACTTGTCTACGACTACGGATATATCTGCATTTGTAATGGTATTTAGGCAAGGACAAAAGGTTTATGTTAAACCCATGTTTTTTGTGCCGGCAGATAATGTTGATAAGAGATCTAAGCGGGATCGTGTTCCTTATGATTTATGGATTAAGCAGGGTTATATCACCGCAACACCAGGCAACGTAATCGATTACGAAATCATACGCCGATATATCAATGATATGGGCGAGCAGCATGAGATTAGAGATATAGCCGTAGATAGGTGGAATGCGACACAAATAGCGACACAGTTACAGGGTGATGGCTTTGATACGTTTGCTTTTGGTCAGGGGTTCGCCAGTATGAGCGGTCCATCTAAAGAGCTTGAAAAGTTGCTATTAGGTCGTGAGATCTGTCATGGAGATAACCCAGTATTGCGTTGGATGGCTTCTAATGTGGCAATAGAAATGGATGCTGCCGGAAATATTAAGCCGAGTAAGAAGAAGTCTACTGAAAGAATTGACGGTATTGTTGCTTTGATTATGGCTATTGGCCGTCTTATTTCAAATGATGATGAAGCGGGAAGGATGCGCGGCAGTGGTGAAATTTTATTTATATAAAGGGATGGTATGGATTTTGGGAGATTAAAGCATAGAGTGACTCTTCAAAAAAGTGAGGTTACTAATGGTCCTTATGGTCGTGAAGAAAAATGGATAGATGTGGGAAAGTTATGGGCTGAAATTGGAAGTGTTTCGGGAAAAGAGCTTATTGCTTCAGGGGCTGAGTTGTCGAGTGTTAGCTATAAAATCATTATCCGTTATAGGAAAGATATAACAGCAAAACACCGCCTTAAATATGATGACAAGATCTATAATATTGAGGCGGTACTACCAAATAATAATAGAACAATGCTTACATTATTATGTGAGGAGGGATTAGAGCATGATTATTGATTTAGATAAGGCTAAAGAGTTTTTACGAGTAGATCATGATGATGAGGATTCTTTGATTCAAGATATGATCGATAGTGCTGCAGCTTATACTCTCGAATATTTAAACTGGGAAGAAGAAAGGGAAGAATACCCGGCGCCTGTTATTAGTGCTACATTATTAATGCTTGGGGATCTTTATGAAAATAGGACAGCACAAGCGCCTGTTCAGTTATTTAATAATAAAAGCTACAATAGATTATTGAGCCCTTATAGGATGATGGTAATTTAAATTTAAAGGAAAAATTTATGTCTTTAATAGATGATAATAATGTAAAAATAGGTGTTGATGAGATTAAAAAATATGTGAAAAATAATAATATGCAAATTGATGAGCAATTTTTCACTCCTCACGCTTCGCAAATTAAAGCTAATATGGTTAGGAGTGGTGCGGTTGGCGAAGGGGATGCGTTTGTAAGGGCTCTAGAGTATCTAGTTTCTCAAGAATTTTTTGGTGCTGTCGCCTTACATAGCGGTGGGGGGAAGTTATTTTTAACGGAGAAAGGGTTTAAAGAGGTTAATGGTTAGATGTTCTTTTGTTGGTAATGTTGTTGGTAAATATATTTTTTATATTTAAAGATCTATTATTAACAAGCAAATATGGCGTTTGTTCGAATCTCTCCTTTTCCGCCAAACAGGGAAACCCTTAGCTTTTCGCTAGGGGTTTTTTCTTGTCAAAAATAAGCCTAAAAGCACTATATATCGTCTTTTTCATAAAATGAGGATTTTCTCTCCTTTTTTTTTAGGTTTTTTTAATTCGTTCACTCATCAATAAAATATTGATAAATTTGTTGGTAAGGAACGTTTTTAGAAAGTCTAGGTGCCTGTTTGAGATGAGATAATCTTTTTAAAAAGTGATATCGCTGTAAAATAGAGAGTTTAATGGTGTGATTTATTATCTGTTTATTTATCTGATGAAGAGTTTGTAAAGGTAGTCTTAATGGGGAATTCTGTCGATGGATAAAGAAGATTATTAGAGATAATAGGGGGGGAGGATTATTTTTTGGGGTATTTTTATCAAAGAAATTGTTAAAGTTTGTAATTTTTTCATTATTTTAAATTCCCTATAGTAAAAATAAGATCTAAAAAAGTATAAAAAACAATATTTTAGTATTTTTTTGTGTTTAAATGGCGTTTAATGTTTAAAAAAGTTTTTTAAATATAAATAAATTTACATTTCAGGTGTTAAAATTCTTTCAACGGTAAAGATTGAAGATTAAAAACAAATGTTTACCTAACTTAACATTGATGAGTAGAGTGATTACATTTCTTACAGTTATTCGTTGGTGGTAATGGAATTAAAATTTTATCAAAAGGACTCGATTAAATTATGAAAAAAATGACATTAACCTTAGCACTTATCGCAGCAACAACTTCAGCAGTATTTGCACAAGCGATGAATACTATTAACTTTAAAGGTACTGTGACAGATTCAGCATGTACTTTAAATTCTGTAGAAGATGTTGATCTCGGCTCTATTGCAGTTAATACTCTTAAAAACGGTAAAACAGGTGGTTGGGGATCAAGTGAAATTATCTTTACTGATTGTAATCTTGATGCAGAAGAGGGCGCGGCGAAAGATAAAATTGTTCTTTCGGTTCTCCCTGGCACTGCAGCGGATTCTGGTAATAAGTATTGGTTTAATGAAGGCGACGCTTCAAACGTTGGTGTTGAGATCCAAATTAGTAATACAGCAATTACTCCTGATGGTAAATCTGAGATTCCACAGTTAGCGATTTCGGGTAATACTGTGAAAACAACAGTTCGTGGACGTACTGTAAAATCAGGTTCTGGCGATCCTTCAGTGGGCTCAGTTTCTGCAAGAATTAACTTTGTGGCAGACTATAGATAAATGATAGAATTATCCTAAGTAAATAGGATACCGCATAAAAAAGAGCTATTCCTTGGAAACGAGGGAATAGCTTTTTCTGATTTGAGAAAATCGAATGATACGAAGATGTAAGAAAATAAATGTGAATATTTGGTCGCAAGATTGTCGATTAATGATGTCTTTTATTTTCTTATTTTTTTCACTTAAAGTGGCCTATAGTTTTGAGTTTGATCCTAGAGCTTTAGCTGGCATTGATCCTAGTGAGTTAGATAACGTTGATTTAAGCGCCTTTTCTGGAGAGAGTGGGCAGTTAACAGGGGAATACTCCTTAGAAGTTACCGTGAATGATCAGCGAGTTATCAGTGGCCAAAAAGCCTCCTTTTATTTAGATCATGAGGAGAATAGAGTCTGTTTTACATCAGATTTTATTGAACAATTACCAATTCGGGATCGTTATTATAGGACTCTAAAAAGAGATGTTATTCATGAGATGAATGGTAAGGCTTGTTTAGGGTTGGAAAATCTAGATGAGGCTATTGCGGTTGACTATTATCGAGAAAACCAGCATTTAAATATTCAAATGCCACAAAAATTCTTGCATGACATCGATGAATATTGGGTTGCACCAAGAAATAGAGATGACGGTATTTCTGGGCTAGTTTTAGATTATAGTTTGTTATGGAATTATAATAATTATAAGTATGGTGGGCAGCGAGAAAGTTCAACGACGATTAGTAGCTATGGCTCAGTAGGCGCTAATATCGGGCGATTTAGAATACGAAGTAATTATCAATACTCAAGATTTAATAACGGCTATTCACAATTTGACTGGACGCAAACCTATATATTTACGGATATCGCAAGGTTAAACGCTAAGCTTTATGCCGGAGAGCTCTATTCTCGAAATAATCTCTTTGATTCTGTCAGGTTTAAAGGAATCAGTCTTTATACGGATGAAGAGATGATGCCGGCGTATCTACGAGGCTATGCACCACAAATTATTGGGACAGCTTCTACGAATGCTATTGTCAATATTAAGCAAAATGGGGCAATTATTAAAACTGTGCAAGTGCCGCCAGGACCATTTGTGATTTCTGATTTGCCATCATATGTATCGGGGACCGTCGAAGTAGAGGTGGATGAGGATGGCGTAATTCGTAGTTATCAGGTAGATGTGGCCAGTGTTCCTTTTTTAACACGAAAAGGGAGCATGAGATACTCGATCAATATTGGTCGTCTTGAACCTCTTTATCGAGTAGATAGAGTGGATACTGGGCTTATTTCTGCAGATGCCTCTTATGGCTTAACGAGTAATATTTCATTAATTGGTGGTGTTCAACATACGACAAATGGCGAGTATCGCGCATTCAATCTCGGTCTTGGTATTAATATGATGCAGTTTGGTGCATTGTCTATTGATATTACGCAATCTAGTAGCCGGATGAATCGATCTGATGAGTGGCAAAAGGGATACCGTTATAGTTTTAACTATGCAAAACTCTTTACAACTTCCACATCATTAAATATCACGGGATTTAAAAATTCCAATATTCATTTTAGAACTTTACAAAATTATATTGATATGAAATCTAATAGCGCTCATTTGAGTTTAGAAAAAGAGCGTATTTCAATTAGCCTTATGCAATATATAAAACCGTGGGATTTGAGTATCTCTGCCTCGATGGTCCGTGGGCGTTATTGGAATCGTGAGAAGCTGACGAACTATAATATCTCTTTTAATAAGACCATTCGCCAAGGGTTATTATCGGGTAGTAGTATTAACTTATCATTTGCTAAAAATCGAACCGAATATGGTATGAAAGAAGAGAGCGTTTCTCTTTACATGACGATTCCTTTAGATGGTTCTAAAGATGAAAGAATTCAATACAATAGCCGTTATAGCCGTGGTCAAAAAATGTGGGACAATCAGTTGACCTATCGTAGTAATGCGGCTTTTGGCGGTAATTATTCTATTGCGACAAGAATGTTGCATCATCATGATTATAGCCGAAATACAGAATATAGCCTCAATGGTAGTTATGATCGAAATACTCGTTATGGGCGTTTAATGACTTCTGCAAGTTATGCGGAAGATAAGCATTCAGTCACAGCAGGATTTGATGGTTCAATTACGGTTACCCAACATGGTATTGCTACTCATAGTAAGGTTATGGATGATGATGCGCGTCTAATTATTGATGCAGGTGCCTCTGGTGTAACGATTAAAGGTACGCATAATAAAACCAATATTTTTGGGCTTGCCGGCTTAGGAATTCCTAGTTATCAGCAGATGACTTACCGAGTTGATAATGATGATATCCCGGAAAATGTTGAACTTCTAGATAGTGTGATAAAAACAGCGGCGTCAGATGGGGCTATTGTCTACCACTCTTTGGGAGCGGTAAAGGGTGAAAAGGCAGTTACAAGCATTCAGCTTGTTGATGGCGCTTATCCGCCTTTTGGCGCAGTTGTCTATCGACATGATGGCGTTAAAAATGAGGTGGCGATTGTTGCTGAACAGGGATTAACTTACTTGTCAGGAATTGATCGGCATGCGAAGTTTACGGTGGAGTGGGGAGCTCAACTTTGCCAGTTAAAAATTACATCTTTAGAGCCTTCGGCTTTACAGAATTTAACTTGTTATTTTAATGAGGAATTATGATGAAAAAACTTTTGGTGCTATTGCCCTTATTATTTAATTTATCATTTGCGCAGCTTTCATTTGATAGAACGCGTGTTATTTTTGATCATTCTATTTCAAGATCCCAATCAATAGTTGTTTCTAATACAAGTAAGAGTGCCCCTTATTTAGCGCAATCTTGGATTGAGAATGAGCAAGGGCAAAAGTTAACAGGACCTTTAACCGCCTTGCCAATTTTACAACGTGTAAACCCTGGGGAAGAGCAACAGATTCGTATTGATTTTAGTGGCGCCTCAGCTTTGCCAAAAGATCGTGAGAGCTTATTATATTTACAAGTTCGGGGGGGTCCACCAAAAGGGGAAGAAAATAAAGTCAGTATCACGATTCAATCTCGGTTAAAAATCTTTTATCGCCCCCAAGGGTTGACAAAATATGACGATAAGAAGCTATATGAAGAGCTTAAAGTGACGAAAAATGGGAATTCATTAACGCTTGAAAACCCAACGCCCTATCACATGGTAATTTATGGCTTTAAAAGCCAACGTAGCAGTA
The nucleotide sequence above comes from Ignatzschineria rhizosphaerae. Encoded proteins:
- a CDS encoding phage major capsid protein: MKVHEIREKKAKVVYDMRQLVTKAEEEKRELTSDEVEQFTKMKGEIESLEAKEDRALFLDQQERSQPADKSFQTLEKKVTVLDALQAQLDGGVSGALREFNQETEMRTGKKAQGIYVPLSAFEKRDAQTTQTAAGIVPSDFYASEYIGPLRNSLLMRTLGIRTMTGLRGDVVIPKYKTGMTAGWVSENEALTKSGGSFQNVEMKPKHVGALTELSRQLIQQSSPDINSLVTDDISFVMADALDQAILSGDGVKEPLGILKTTGIQKGSLTDPTWESILKLSELLDVRNVENAKYITNPTVMRVLRSIEKSQGTAQYLATSNTIGDVGASITNQMAGKGLLLGDFSQYVLGIWSEVDLLVNPYAESAYNKGNVLVRALMTAGTACRNAEAFVHVDDLPTGEAG
- a CDS encoding HK97 family phage prohead protease, with amino-acid sequence MELRAAEGLKVKDQRVTGYAAVFDSVADLGAFKEVIRKGAFSNALKSGVNIRALGFHADNALLGTTKAGTLTLREDEKGLFFDLLLPDTTHGRDIAELVARGDISGCSFGFFPVDEIWNGELRELLDLELVEITLTPNPAYTDTSVALRSKINRRKSVQRLWLDTVL
- a CDS encoding phage portal protein, encoding MIKRLKSLFKAETRSDGDNYWEHWQMLRGGGINPEIAESVSSVYACVSVISETIGSLPLHLYKNDDKRSKATNNSLYEVLHSISNEYQTAVEFREWMTACYLLRGNAYALVERGRDGQVISLNPLHPDSVSIVKVGDSYQYQTVKNGKPIRLLPHEIFHIKHRAGNNPLLGVSPIQASSGAIDLALAEQQHGNATFTNGAKLQGILNFPGALKPDQLTRLREGWSNQHSGAKNSGKTPILEEGITYQPISMTLQDSEWIASRQFSVEEVARIFRVPPTMIGDLRHGNYSNSVELARQFVTITLRRHLVAWEQAINKQLLTSAGRKAYFSEHSVEGLLRGDSNNRAEFYKSGIEAGWLLPSEARQLENLPTVEAGSLDERYEKVVASKDEEKIDEEA
- a CDS encoding HNH endonuclease → MKKHKPNVIAGTIRQPKSGSKTVKEKQEANGRALSLNSVAWKRLRAYQLSLFPLCEHCSRIGLTNPATDVDHMDNNPSNNSMENLQSLCKPCHSRKTNQDMGNRVAFGCDEYGNPLDPTHEWND
- a CDS encoding terminase large subunit; translated protein: MTIKNQDSLNKDFYFDNETAENAVAFFEECLTHTTGEWAGKPFILEEWQADIVSNIFGWKRVKDDTRKYRTVFIALPRKNGKTTFAAGLALYASFCDDELGGQAINAASDREQARLCFDVAKGMISNEPELESRCKVYKNSIVIPNTGSSYKVVSSEAFSKHGLNLSYFGADELHAWPDPELWDVMTTSMGARRQPLTVVTTTAGYNRQSICYEQWDYARKVRDGVIKDDTYLPVLFEAEDGDDWEDPAVWARVNPNYGKSIKEEFLQGEYKKAKEMPRLENTFKNLYLNIWTEQETRWLSLDVWNDNGGDLPDLTEMACYGALDLSTTTDISAFVMVFRQGQKVYVKPMFFVPADNVDKRSKRDRVPYDLWIKQGYITATPGNVIDYEIIRRYINDMGEQHEIRDIAVDRWNATQIATQLQGDGFDTFAFGQGFASMSGPSKELEKLLLGREICHGDNPVLRWMASNVAIEMDAAGNIKPSKKKSTERIDGIVALIMAIGRLISNDDEAGRMRGSGEILFI
- a CDS encoding phage head closure protein → MDFGRLKHRVTLQKSEVTNGPYGREEKWIDVGKLWAEIGSVSGKELIASGAELSSVSYKIIIRYRKDITAKHRLKYDDKIYNIEAVLPNNNRTMLTLLCEEGLEHDY
- a CDS encoding head-tail connector protein, which translates into the protein MIIDLDKAKEFLRVDHDDEDSLIQDMIDSAAAYTLEYLNWEEEREEYPAPVISATLLMLGDLYENRTAQAPVQLFNNKSYNRLLSPYRMMVI
- a CDS encoding fimbrial protein; the protein is MKKMTLTLALIAATTSAVFAQAMNTINFKGTVTDSACTLNSVEDVDLGSIAVNTLKNGKTGGWGSSEIIFTDCNLDAEEGAAKDKIVLSVLPGTAADSGNKYWFNEGDASNVGVEIQISNTAITPDGKSEIPQLAISGNTVKTTVRGRTVKSGSGDPSVGSVSARINFVADYR
- a CDS encoding fimbria/pilus outer membrane usher protein, whose amino-acid sequence is MNIWSQDCRLMMSFIFLFFSLKVAYSFEFDPRALAGIDPSELDNVDLSAFSGESGQLTGEYSLEVTVNDQRVISGQKASFYLDHEENRVCFTSDFIEQLPIRDRYYRTLKRDVIHEMNGKACLGLENLDEAIAVDYYRENQHLNIQMPQKFLHDIDEYWVAPRNRDDGISGLVLDYSLLWNYNNYKYGGQRESSTTISSYGSVGANIGRFRIRSNYQYSRFNNGYSQFDWTQTYIFTDIARLNAKLYAGELYSRNNLFDSVRFKGISLYTDEEMMPAYLRGYAPQIIGTASTNAIVNIKQNGAIIKTVQVPPGPFVISDLPSYVSGTVEVEVDEDGVIRSYQVDVASVPFLTRKGSMRYSINIGRLEPLYRVDRVDTGLISADASYGLTSNISLIGGVQHTTNGEYRAFNLGLGINMMQFGALSIDITQSSSRMNRSDEWQKGYRYSFNYAKLFTTSTSLNITGFKNSNIHFRTLQNYIDMKSNSAHLSLEKERISISLMQYIKPWDLSISASMVRGRYWNREKLTNYNISFNKTIRQGLLSGSSINLSFAKNRTEYGMKEESVSLYMTIPLDGSKDERIQYNSRYSRGQKMWDNQLTYRSNAAFGGNYSIATRMLHHHDYSRNTEYSLNGSYDRNTRYGRLMTSASYAEDKHSVTAGFDGSITVTQHGIATHSKVMDDDARLIIDAGASGVTIKGTHNKTNIFGLAGLGIPSYQQMTYRVDNDDIPENVELLDSVIKTAASDGAIVYHSLGAVKGEKAVTSIQLVDGAYPPFGAVVYRHDGVKNEVAIVAEQGLTYLSGIDRHAKFTVEWGAQLCQLKITSLEPSALQNLTCYFNEEL
- a CDS encoding fimbrial biogenesis chaperone; amino-acid sequence: MMKKLLVLLPLLFNLSFAQLSFDRTRVIFDHSISRSQSIVVSNTSKSAPYLAQSWIENEQGQKLTGPLTALPILQRVNPGEEQQIRIDFSGASALPKDRESLLYLQVRGGPPKGEENKVSITIQSRLKIFYRPQGLTKYDDKKLYEELKVTKNGNSLTLENPTPYHMVIYGFKSQRSSKLIDKDIILKPFSTQNVSVKVGNTPLIYFINDQGGTNAVSYQCSSTCSGQLSR